CGTCCACGGCTACGAGTGCCCCGGGCTCCGCTGTCGCGGCTCTCCGGGCGCCGGGCGCCCCGGGACCGGCCGCCGAGATCTTCCTCGACCTCGGCGGAGAGGCCCGCGCGGGTCCGTTCGGCGCTCGGCAACGTACCCGAGATGTCCGTCGGGATGTCCAGGTCGGTGTAGAGGTGCGCGGAGGTGTGGTACGTCTCCGGCGGCTCCGGCATCTCCAGCCCGAGGGTCTTGTCGATGATCCGCCACCGGGGCATGTCGTCCCAGTCGACGAAGGTGACCGCGACGCCGGTGGCACCGGCGCGGCCGGTACGACCGATCCGGTGCGTGTACGTGTCCTGGTCTTCCGGGCAGTCGTAGTTGATCACGTGGGTCACGCCGGTCACGTCGAGCCCGCGCGCCGCCACGTCGGTGGCGACCAGGATGTCGATCTTCCCGGTACGGAACGCGCGGAGCGCCCGCTCCCGGGCGCCCTGCCCGAGGTCGCCGTGTACGGCGGCCACGGCGAAGCCACGGAAGTCGAGGTCCTCGGCGACCCGGTCGGCGGCCCGCTTGGTACGCGTGAAGATCATCGTCAGGCCACGTCCCTCGGCCTGGAGAATCCGGGCGACGATCTCGACCTTGTTCATCGAGTGCGTGCGGTAGACCAACTGCCGGGTCAGCGGCGACGGTCCGGTCTCGGCGGTGTGTCCGGCGTGGATCGTCACCGGCTGGCGCAGGAAGCGCCGGGCCAGCGTGACGATCGGATCCGGCATGGTGGCCGAGAAGAGCATCGTCTGCCGCTTTTCCGGCAGCATCGCCAGGATCTTCTCGACGTCGTCGAGGAAGCCCAGGTCGAGCATCCGGTCGGCCTCGTCGAGGACCAGCGCGCGTACGCCGTCGAGGCGCAGGTGCTTCTGCTTCGCCAGGTCCATCAACCGGCCGGGCGTACCGACCAGGATCTCCACACCCTTGCGCAGCGCGTCCACCTGCGGCTCGTACGCGACGCCACCGTAGATCGGCAGCACCCGTACGCCACGCGTCTTGCCAGCGGCGGCGATGTCCTTCGCCACCTGCAGACCCAACTCCCGGGTCGGTACGACAACCAGTGCCTGCGGGACTCCGTCGCTGCCCTCGCCGGGCGCGGTGACCCGCTCCAACAGCGGTACGCCGAATCCGAGGGTCTTGCCGGTGCCGGTCGGCGCCTGCCCGATCAGGTCGGTGCCGCGCAGCGCGATCGGCAGTGCGTATTCCTGGATCGCGAACGCGCGGACGATACCGACAGCGGCCAGCGCGTCCACGGTCTCCTGACGTGCGCCCAGGTCCGCGAAGGTCGGGGCCTCGGGGCGCACCGGTGCGTCGGCGGCCAAAGCCTGGCCAGCCATTTCTTCTTCGATTTGATCGCTCATGTGGTTGTGGGGGTGCCCTCTCGTGGTGCGCCCCGTTAGTCCGTAGGGCGCTGTTTCGGTTTGGCGCGGGCCACACGGTTCTCGGCAGAGTGCCGGGCAGAACCGGGCCGCACGCGCGCCGTAGGAAGGAATTCGAGGCTCTCGAGACCTACGGCAACTGCTCCATGTTACCTGAGCCGGGCAAATGTCGCCCCTACTCGGACTGAACCGGGGTTGACCGGGGTGAACGGATGTGGTGTCGGTCACCCGTTTTGCTGACCCTCCGTAGCTCCCGTCATCACCGCGTACCGGTTGGAGCGGTAACCTGCCATCGTGTCTGGCTCGTCGGAAACCGTGCCACCCGTCCCCGCCGTGCCGATCCCGTACCCGCCGTCCGGTTCGGCCGCCGGCCTGACCGTCGCGCCCGTGGCGGACCTGCTCGGACTGGTCGCGTACGGCGAACTGGCCGCCTTCGACCGGATGGCCGCCGACGCCCGGCTCGCCCCGGACCTGCGCCGCCGAGCGATGTTGAGCGAGATGGCGGCACTGGAGATGGCGAACTACCGCCGGATCGCCGACCGCCTCACCGAACTCGGTGTGACACCCGGCGACGCCATGGCCCCGTACGCCGCAGCGCTGCAGGGGTACCACGACTCGACCGAACCCAGGGACTGGCTGGAAGCGGTGACCAAGGCGTACGTCGGCGACGCGATCGCCGACGACTTCCTCCGCGAGATCGCGGCGGCGCTCAGCGAACCGGACCGGCGACTCGTGCTGGAGGTGCTGCACGACTCGCGGTACGACGAGTTCGCCGGTGCCGAGATCCGGGCCGCGATAGCCGTCGACCCGAAGGTCGCCAACCGGCTCTCCATGTGGGCCCGGCGGCTGGTGGGCGAGGGGCTGTCGCAGGCCGGGCGGTTGGCCGGCGAGCGGGTCGGACTGACCACACTGATCACCGCTCGAACCGGCGGTGACGTGGGCGTACCCGGGCTCCTGCGGCGGCTGACCGCCGCGCACACCGCGCGGATGGCGGCGGTCGGACTGAACAACTGAACGGGCTTGTCGCCCCGGATCCGCCGGTG
The Micromonospora pisi DNA segment above includes these coding regions:
- a CDS encoding DEAD/DEAH box helicase, with product MSDQIEEEMAGQALAADAPVRPEAPTFADLGARQETVDALAAVGIVRAFAIQEYALPIALRGTDLIGQAPTGTGKTLGFGVPLLERVTAPGEGSDGVPQALVVVPTRELGLQVAKDIAAAGKTRGVRVLPIYGGVAYEPQVDALRKGVEILVGTPGRLMDLAKQKHLRLDGVRALVLDEADRMLDLGFLDDVEKILAMLPEKRQTMLFSATMPDPIVTLARRFLRQPVTIHAGHTAETGPSPLTRQLVYRTHSMNKVEIVARILQAEGRGLTMIFTRTKRAADRVAEDLDFRGFAVAAVHGDLGQGARERALRAFRTGKIDILVATDVAARGLDVTGVTHVINYDCPEDQDTYTHRIGRTGRAGATGVAVTFVDWDDMPRWRIIDKTLGLEMPEPPETYHTSAHLYTDLDIPTDISGTLPSAERTRAGLSAEVEEDLGGRSRGARRPESRDSGARGTRSRGRRDGGGRDGGGRDGGGRPAAADNDPVVETTDEVVRASTRQRRRRRAGEVVAGDATATATTATVTTEGTAPAAEADGDSAEGTSKTRTRRRRRGGRGTRGAASDAGTTDAGPSADTATA
- a CDS encoding ferritin-like fold-containing protein, yielding MSGSSETVPPVPAVPIPYPPSGSAAGLTVAPVADLLGLVAYGELAAFDRMAADARLAPDLRRRAMLSEMAALEMANYRRIADRLTELGVTPGDAMAPYAAALQGYHDSTEPRDWLEAVTKAYVGDAIADDFLREIAAALSEPDRRLVLEVLHDSRYDEFAGAEIRAAIAVDPKVANRLSMWARRLVGEGLSQAGRLAGERVGLTTLITARTGGDVGVPGLLRRLTAAHTARMAAVGLNN